One stretch of Anabrus simplex isolate iqAnaSimp1 chromosome 3, ASM4041472v1, whole genome shotgun sequence DNA includes these proteins:
- the LOC136867289 gene encoding WD repeat-containing protein 18 yields MGDQTEVIVTSDASGLLWNICIWDSRTGTALMTYKGGGVPAPNSVCFLGNDYVLAGEKSRPLIHAWPVNSQETLQQQLGRIVCPGCVTALAISPTNRYCVAGINEKLYIWEVASGRLMAVATRHYRTITCIRFTDDGSHFASAGHDGMVLVWPLAYLISQHTSELLVQSEAGQADPRYIFSDHSLPVGDLFIGHGGMRGRLLSVSGDRTCKIYDLASGVLLLSIVFDSALCTVTMDPTETHVFIGAVSGAIHHFKLLNPPRTRDYHPSKEEIGDTFVGHSKAVTCLSTSLDGIRLLSGSSDETVILWDIQSKLRIRTIQHKGPVTNAFFSLLPRQVFSDSFKPSILLQGFKKSLELNGDELYTVVIMNKEKQEDEDCLDISEANLSDTVDQKSSLEDEILTLKKINHDLYKFAVEKVLHR; encoded by the coding sequence ATGGGTGATCAGACTGAAGTTATAGTCACTAGTGATGCTTCAGGTTTATTGTGGAATATATGCATCTGGGATTCCCGCACAGGGACAGCATTAATGACCTACAAGGGAGGAGGTGTTCCTGCTCCCAATTCTGTCTGTTTCCTGGGCAACGACTATGTACTTGCTGGAGAGAAATCAAGACCTCTCATACATGCATGGCCTGTGAATAGTCAAGAAACTTTACAACAACAACTTGGTCGTATTGTATGTCCAGGATGTGTCACTGCTTTGGCTATTTCACCTACAAATCGTTattgtgttgctggaataaatgaaaAGTTGTATATTTGGGAGGTCGCTTCAGGACGTTTAATGGCTGTTGCTACAAGGCATTATCGAACTATTACTTGCATAAGGTTTACAGATGATGGATCTCATTTTGCTTCTGCAGGACATGATGGTATGGTACTGGTTTGGCCTTTGGCATACCTCATTTCACAACACACTAGTGAGTTGTTGGTGCAATCTGAAGCTGGACAGGCAGATCCTCGATATATTTTCTCAGATCATTCTCTACCAGTTGGAGATCTGTTCATTGGGCATGGAGGTATGCGAGGTAGACTGTTGTCTGTGTCTGGTGATCGCACCTGCAAGATATACGACTTAGCTTCAGGTGTTCTTCTGTTATCTATTGTCTTTGACTCTGCTCTCTGTACTGTTACTATGGACCCAACAGAAACACATGTATTCATTGGTGCAGTCAGTGGTGCCATTCATCACTTCAAACTTTTAAATCCCCCGCGAACACGAGACTATCATCCCTCCAAAGAAGAGATTGGAGACACTTTTGTTGGTCACTCCAAAGCTGTCACATGTCTTTCAACATCCTTAGATGGCATCCGACTTCTGTCTGGATCAAGTGATGAAACAGTGATCTTGTGGGATATTCAGAGTAAACTACGTATTAGAACAATACAACACAAAGGCCCAGTAACTAATGCATTCTTTTCATTGTTACCAAGACAAGTATTCTCCGACTCATTTAAGCCATCCATTCTTCTTCAGGGTTTCAAGAAAAGTTTAGAACTAAATGGAGATGAATTGTATACTGTTgttattatgaacaaagaaaaACAGGAAGATGAAGACTGCTTGGATATCTCTGAAGCTAATttatcagatactgttgaccaaaAATCAAGCCTTGAAGATGAAATTCTCACTCTTAAGAAAATTAACCATGATTTGTATAAGTTTGCTGTGGAAAAAGTATTACATCGGTAG